One region of Vigna angularis cultivar LongXiaoDou No.4 chromosome 10, ASM1680809v1, whole genome shotgun sequence genomic DNA includes:
- the LOC128194392 gene encoding uncharacterized mitochondrial protein AtMg00860-like: protein MPFGVTNAPAIFMDYMNLQFLGHVISAQGILVDPAKVEAVLNWERPTSVTEVRSFVGLASYYRRFVEGFSKIVGPLTQLTQKDQPFVWTDQCEASFEDMKKRLTTTLVLIIPDIDKAFEVIVMHHIKGWDAY, encoded by the exons ATGCCTTTCGGTGTGACGAATGCTCCAGCTatattcatggattacatgaatc TTCAATTCCTTGGTCATGTGATATCTGCTCAAGGAATATTAGTCGATCCAGCCAAGGTTGAAGCTGTGTTGAACTGGGAGCGTCCTACATCGGTGACGGAGGTAAGGAGTTTTGTTGGACTAGCAAGTTACTATCGGAGATTTGTAGAGGGTTTCTCCAAGATAGTAGGTCCTCTGACTCAGTTGACGCAGAAGGACCAACCGTTTGTCTGGACTGATCAATGTGAAGCAAGCTTTGAAGATATGAAGAAAAGGTTGACAACCACTCTAGTGCTAATTATTCCAGATATAGACAAGGCGTTTGAGGTAATTGTGATGCATCATATCAAGGGTTGGGATGCGTATTAA